A window of the Theileria parva strain Muguga chromosome 2, complete sequence, whole genome shotgun sequence genome harbors these coding sequences:
- the gyrA gene encoding DNA gyrase/topoisomerase IV subunit A family protein, protein MTHLLPCFITLLYYTLNNSVDSFIVSKFYKFHDFNKILSNSGNYGDHLEPFGNTVHSVTSLKLTENDVNPLNLVADDGDLSNSSTGVEVLDGDSEKESLEYLKLNDYMCSSFLKYALSIILGRALPDSRDGLKVVHRRIIWAMHMLKLDPNGQYRKCAKVVGDVLGNYHPHSDKSVYDALCRLSQDFIMKVPLIDGHGNFGSNNDPPAAMRYTECRLTNFSKMIMLNDINFNTIDYIPNFDNTNIEPMVLPCRLPNILINGSSGIAVGLATNIPPHNPTEVINATIQFIKSHLNTTTETTAETRSDTTVDGLKDDKNVEIVNEVMGPDFPTGGVIRTTREAMRKIYESGKGTVLIQSKFVFEEKFRDVINVYNNFKDIKFKHNSRISIVINQIPYNTRINDIIENINRNIKNNNIIGVNDVKDESDRNGTRIVVELKRNISSVIEIQEIMAKLQRLTEYNYKCNFITLDQDKPIRFNLYTILKIWLDFRLKVLKRKYKHLLLKLKKNLDIINAYIIIYLNINTIINSFQNHQKGVYKVLKEEFKLNDDQMKSVMRLTLRQLNQLNIDNLKEKSGEYTKQIEFYENVLNNDTNLYNEIISDLTELKDHFKNIKRNTLIIYTDEGSNFETTVEGVEGPEGTSEDKVDPSVVESDDNIIIYNSLGRISKIKLDQKFYKSNKNKSIRISNPIHSHSTTPDTSIESSTPDSNKNNRAKKGETKIDEAAALEVGYCSNNNSNKIIIILKNGRIMHVNSSKLKLCKKGYDMFKYLGIKNDEMIEYITSIGKHLGDIIMVGYGNGIMTICNTNRLNLKLSKTKLNLKLNLKNKEIKFFFNYNLNHISQNPFLFICTKRGYCIKISLRSIMEKFDKKKNVKLIRLHKGDEVVSSCLANDQQHILILTSKGKYKLININDIKLQKIKGKGYNILRNSQKSIKKSGGDNSSNLDEAVSCTNVDKIKEKKNILLISKGGILCKKSLYLKPGLRHHKTKKLWNNIPSNDQLTYSKLL, encoded by the exons ATGACACACCTTTTACCATGTTTTATTACTCTTTTGTACTATACTTTAAATAACAGCGTTGACAGCTTTATTGttagtaaattttacaaatttcacgattttaataaaattttatcaaattctGGAAACTATGGAGATCACTTGGAACCATTTGGAAACACTGTACATTCAGTAACTTctctaaaattaactgaAAATGATGTGAATCCACTGAATTTAGTGGCCGATGATGgagatttatcaaattccTCTACTGGAGTAGAAGTGTTGGATGGTGACTCTGAGAAGGAGAGCCTGGaatatttgaaattgaACGATTATATGTGCAGTAGTTTCTTAAAATATGCCTTGAGTATAATTTTGGGCCGTGCTTTACCAGATTCAAGGGATGGTCTTAAAGTTGTTCATCGTAGGATTATATGGGCCATGCAC atgTTGAAACTGGATCCGAATGGTCAGTATCGTAAATGTGCTAAAGTGGTTGGAGATGTCTTGGGTAATTACCACCCTCACAGTGACAAGAGCGTGTACGACGCGCTATGCAGACTCTCTCAGGACTTCATCATGAAAGTGCCACTAATCGATGGTCACGGGAATTTTGGTTCAAATAATGATCCTCCAGCCGCTATGCGTTATACCGAATGCAGATTAACCAATTTTTC TAAGATGATAATGCTGAATGATATAAATTTCAATACTATTGATTATATACCAAATTTCGACAATACCaat ATTGAGCCGATGGTGTTGCCTTGCAGATTAcctaatatactaattaatGGTTCTTCTGGTATTGCTGTTGGACTGGCAACTAATATTCCTCCACACAATCCCACCGAAGTCATCAACGCAACCATACAATTCATCAA GTCACATCTCAATACTACTACTGAAACTACTGCTGAAACTCGTTCTGATACTACTGTTGATGGTCTCAAGGATGATAAGAATGTTGAAATTGTTAATGAGGTTATGGGACCTGATTTCCCAACTGGAGGAGTCATAAGGACGACAAGAGAAGCTATGAGGAAAATATATGAGAGCGGTAAAGGGACAGTGTTAATACAGTCAAAATTTGTATTTGAAGAGAAGTTTAG agatgtgataaatgtgtataataatttcaagGATATAAAGTTTAAACATAATTCTAGAATTTCAATTGTCATTAACCAAATCCCCTACAACACACGAATC AACGACATAATAGAGAACATAAACCGTaatataaagaataataatataattggTGTGAATGATGTGAAAGATGAGAGTGACCGTAACGGGACTCGAATCGTGGTGGAGTTGAAGCGGAACATATCTTCAGTGATTGAGATTCAGGAGATCATGGCTAAACTGCAGAGACTCACAGAGTATAATTACAAGTGCAACTTCATCACACTTGACCAAGATAAACCAATACGCTTCAACCTCTATACTATCCTGAAGATTTGGCTCGACTTTAGGCTTAAAGTTCTCAAAAGGAAATACAAGCACTTGTTACTCAAATTGAAAAAGAACCTAGATATTATCAATGCTTACATCATCATTTATCTCAATATCAACACCATTATCAACTCTTTCCAAAATCACCAGAAAg GAGTGTATAAAGTATTGAAGGAAGAGTTTAAGTTGAATGATGACCAGATGAAGAGTGTGATGCGTCTAACGTTGAGGCAGTTGAATCAGCTAAATATCGATAATTTGAAGGAAAAGTCTGGAGAATACACGAAGCAAATTGAGTTTTATGAGAATGTCCTAAACAACGACACTAATCTGTACAATGAAATTATCTCAGACCTGACTGAGTTGAAGGATCATTTCAAAAATATCAAGAGaaatacattaattatCTATACCGACGAGGGTTCTAATTTTGAAACTACTGTCGAAGGGGTTGAAGGGCCTGAGGGTACTAGTGAAGATAAAGTTGATCCTTCAGTGGTAGAATCTGACGATAACATTATCATCTACAACAGTCTTGGTAGAATTAGTAAAATCAAATTAGACCAAAAATTCTACAAATCcaacaaaaataaatcaatacGCATTTCTAATCCTATCCACTCCCATTCCACCACTCCCGATACGAGCATAGAATCCTCAACTCCTGATTCAAATAAGAATAATCGTGCTAAGAAGGGTGAGACTAAAATTGATGAGGCTGCGGCGTTGGAAGTGGGTTATTGCAGTAATAATAACAGTAAtaagataataataatactgaAAAACGGCAGAATAATGCATGTGAATAGCAGTAAACTGAAACTCTGTAAGAAAGGCTATGATATGTTCAAGTATTTGGGTATTAAAAATGACGAAATGAttgaatatattacatCAATAGGAAAACATCTTGGAG ATATAATAATGGTTGGATATGGTAATGGTATAATGACTATTTGCAATACCAATAGGCTGAATTTGAAACTATCAAAGACTAAGCTGAACCTTAAACTTAaccttaaaaataaagaaatCAAGTTCTTTTTCAATTATAACCTTAATCACATTTCACAAAACCCATTTCTTTTCATTT gTACTAAAAGAGGatattgtataaaaataagtttaagGAGTATAATGGAGAAGTTCGATAAGAAAAAGAATGTGAAGCTGATAAGATTACACAAAGGCGACGAGGTTGTTTCTTCATGCCTTGCAAATGACCAACAACACATACTCATCTTAACCTCCAAGG GCaaatataaactaattaatatcAATGATATCAAgttacaaaaaattaaaggaaAAGGGTATAACATACTGAGGAATTCACAGAAATCAATTAAAAAGAGCGGAGGCGACAATTCATCAAATTTGGATGAGGCGGTATCTTGTACAAATgtggataaaataaaagaaaagAAGAATATATTACTGATAAGTAAGGGTGGTATCCTGTGTAAGAAATCACTGTACTTAAAGCCAGGCCTAAGGCATCACAAGACTAAGAAACTGTGGAATAATATACCAAGCAATGACCAGTTAACATATTCTAAGCTTTTATAA
- the ATP9B gene encoding phospholipid-translocating P-type ATPase family protein produces the protein MKGLEEKINDNEWFLYNLERPATLRDRITFYFHTRFNRRPYKSIRCISNKGGTLPKLFLYNGLVNSKYNFFTFVPLVLYSQFRVFINLFYLSMCLTQLVPILRVESPIVHLFPLSLVVAVCMLKEGIEDYKRHVRDREHNTQKFSVYQKDDYVDVSAERLKLGQLITLKQGQRVPADLLLLKTSDPNGASFVRTDQLDGETDWKLKRAVATTQAMSTVKEILSLYSVATVEEPKDDFYNFTGKICFYHTTNSVDQSNQLDDENSVNSETNSKPDPGTKNTVDSTPELNNSDNTNVDTKLDTVVDTKVDTKLDTKLDTVVDTKVDKSRSKSFRKKTSIDVESKLESKRIVESLNVDNIVWMNSIVASGTIHGLTIYIGKDARACLNSKRAKMKYGLFEKELNRLFIVLILIMLVMCVMMLCPNGFMSMWYVTFLKYLLLFSTVVPLSLRISLEIAKYVYNRAIVLDNKIPQTMPRTTMIPEELGRINYLLTDKTGTLTQNVISLEKLYITRGYYTNEDVNIIKDKITNIPNTYASSGNSVSSSSGNTVNSVLCEGSELVIINNNKLNDNLENRLYLSLLSLAVCHNVRPISESETASDPVDQPNNSENLVNLQINPSDQLHNMDSNTGSDNTPKLDSIADSLVDSIMDSVMEEVLESDMDFQGSSPDEIALVKFANLCNVKLVERDDYKMILMVNGIPLNLRILFMIPFSSETKRMGIIVEDECGRKHFFLKGAEVVVIPMLLPRGSVWLSEECDNLARMGLRTLVFAYRAISDSEYDNFVQKYNEANLSLYDRVKKIRKVTGTLEHGMLLVGLTGVRDKLQRNVGSTLESLKNAGIKIWMLTGDKIDTAKCVAISCGMIQKNNSIFQISVDKLKQLTPESGGAPLVVGSGPPIPEMIEFISNFNTDENDDFDAIGLYNVYLNSVVQVITYELNTFIMGPVNKTLLILDSFVINIAVNNCFLGDNAEYNTTFKTLRRLFVKSLLLANNVLFCRCTPQMKADIVKLLKSENKIVCSIGDGDNDVPMISEANVGIGIVGKEGLQASLSSDYSLVEFSHIKRLLLWHGRNSYKRSSTMSNFLIHRGVIISVMQAIFSTIYYFMPIAFFQGWLLVGFTSYYNMIPIFCLVLDEEICEEDVMLFPELYVELKKGRELNIKTFLIWIWISIFQGAILMIGAIILFENSLVSLISIGCTSLFLLEILNLVSELHHWHRLTIIGLVCTCIVYFYSLLVFRNNFDMEFIARKSFFWKVLAISMLGWLPIYVIKYLTKILKPPQYIKLIVT, from the exons ATGAAAGGATTAGAGGAGAAAATAAACGATAATGAGTGgtttttgtataatttggaGCGTCCGGCTACGCTGAGGGATCGCATAACTTTTTACTTTCATACGCGTTTTAACAGACGGCCTTACAAATCTATTCGCTGTATATCAAATAAAGGCGGTACACTACCCAAACTTTTCC tgtACAATGGACTGGTTAATTCGAAGTACAACTTCTTCACATTTGTTCCACTGGTTCTATATTCACAGTTCAG GGTGTTTATAAACTTGTTTTATTTGTCGATGTGTTTAACGCAGTTGGTACCGATTTTACGTGTGGAGTCTCCGATAGTTCACTTGTTCCCACTGAGTCTTGTGGTTGCCGTTTGCATGTTGAAGGAGGGCATTGAGGACTATAAGAGGCATGTGCGTGACAGGGAACATAACACTCAGAAGTTTTCAGTGTACCAGAAGGATGACTATGTTGACGTGAGTGCCGAGAGGTTGAAGTTGGGACAGCTGATAACTTTAAAACAGGGTCAGAGGGTCCCAGCAGACCTGCTATTGCTCAAGACGAGTGATCCCAACGGTGCCTCATTTGTCAGAACTGACCAGCTTGATGGGGAGACTGACTGGAAACTAAAGCGAGCAGTAGCGACAACTCAAGCCATGAGCACGGTGAAGGAGATTTTAAGCCTCTACTCAGTAGCAACGGTTGAAGAACCCAAAGATGATTTCTACAACTTCACCGGTAAAATCTGTTTCTACCACACTACAAACTCAGTTGACCAAAGTAATCAACttgatgatgaaaattCCGTGAATTCGGAAACAAATTCTAAACCAGACCCCGGTACAAAGAATACCGTTGATAGTACCCCTGAACTAAATAATTCAGATAACACCAATGTGGATACTAAATTGGATACTGTGGTGGATACTAAGGTGGATACTAAATTGGATACCAAGCTGGATACTGTGGTGGATACCAAGGTGGATAAATCGAGGAGTAAATCATTTAGAAAGAAAACGTCAATAGATGTGGAGAGTAAGTTGGAGAGTAAGAGAATAGTGGAATCATTAAATGTGGATAACATAGTGTGGATGAACTCGATAGTAGCCAGTGGGACAATTCACGGGTTAACGATATACATAGGGAAAGATGCCAGGGCATGTCTAAACTCAAAGCGTGCTAAGATGAAGTACGGGTTGTTTGAGAAGGAGTTGAACCGTTTGTTCATTGTCCTGATCTTGATCATGTTAGTAATGTGTGTGATGATGCTTTGTCCCAATGGTTTCATGTCCATGTGGTACGTTACTTTTCTTAAGTACTTGTTGTTGTTTTCCACAGTTGTACCCCTATCACTTAGAATTAGCCTGGAAATCGCAAAGTACGTGTACAACAGAGCTATTGTGTTGGATAACAAGATACCGCAAACAATGCCCAGAACTACAATGATCCCTGAGGAACTGGGCCGTATCAACTATCTACTCACTGACAAAACCGGAACACTCACGCAAAATGTGATCTCACTAGAGAAACTGTACATCACAAGGGGTTACTACACTAATGAAGAtgttaacattattaaagataaaatcACAAATATACCCAATACATATGCAAGTAGCGGTAACTCTGTGAGTTCTTCCAGTGGTAACAcagtaaatagtgtgttGTGTGAAGGTTCGGAACTtgtaattataaataataataagttGAATGATAATTTGGAGAATCGGTTATACTTGTCATTGTTATCACTGGCAGTGTGTCATAATGTAAGGCCGATTTCAGAATCAGAAACTGCCTCTGATCCAGTTGATCAACCAAATAATAGTGaaaatttggttaatttacaaataaatcCATCAGATCAACTTCATAATATGGATAGTAACACGGGATCAGATAACACACCGAAGCTCGATAGTATCGCTGATAGCCTAGTTGATAGTATAATGGACAGTGTGATGGAGGAAGTGTTGGAGAGTGATATGGATTTTCAGGGAAGTTCACCAGATGAGATAGCGTTGGTAAAGTTTGCAAATCTGTGTAACGTGAAGCTGGTGGAGAGAGATGActataaaatgattttaatggTGAATGGGATTCCTTTGAACCTGAGGATTCTGTTCATGATCCCATTCAGCAGTGAGACTAAGCGAATGGGGATCATAGTGGAGGACGAGTGTGGGCGAAAACATTTCTTTCTCAAGGGTGCAGAGGTGGTTGTGATTCCAATGCTACTTCCCCGTGGTAGTGTCTGGCTCTCAGAGGAATGTGACAACCTAGCACGCATGGGACTGAGAACTCTTGTATTTGCATACAGAGCTATCTCAGACTCAGAGTACGATAACTTTGTCCAAAAGTATAACGAGGCTAATTTGAGTCTGTATGACAGAGTGAAGAAGATCAGGAAGGTCACAGGAACTCTAGAACACGGAATGCTTCTTGTGGGTCTAACCGGCGTACGTGATAAACTCCAACGTAACGTTGGGAGTACTCTAGAGAGCCTCAAGAACGCTGGCATTAAAATCTGGATGCTCACCGGTGACAAAATCGATACCGCCAAGTGCGTCGCAATCTCATGCGGAATGATccaaaaaaataattcaatttttcaaatctCAGTAGACAAACTCAAACAACTCACACCTGAATCTGGAG GAGCGCCGTTGGTGGTTGGGAGTGGACCTCCGATTCCGGAGATGATTGAGTTCATAAGcaattttaacactgaCGAGAATGATGATTTCGATGCAATCGGGCTGTATAACGTATACCTTAACTCGGTGGTCCAGGTGATAACATACGAGCTCAATACGTTCATCATGGGCCCAGTTAACAAGACGCTGTTGATACTAGACTCCTTCGTGATCAACATCGCAGTCAACAACTGTTTCCTGGGAGACAATGCAGAGTATAACACAACTTTCAAGACTCTGAGGAGACTGTTTGTGAAGTCGCTGTTGCTGGCTAACAACGTCCTGTTCTGCCGTTGTACACCGCAGATGAAGGCAGACATTGTAAAGTTGCTCAAGAGTGAGAACAAGATCGTGTGTAGTATAGGAGATGGAGATAACGATGTTCCGATGATTTCAGAAGCAAATGTAGGAATTGGAATAGTGGGTAAAGAAGGGCTCCAAGCCTCACTTTCGTCCGACTACTCACTGGTAGAATTCTCTCATATTAAGCGATTGCTACTTTGGCACGGACGAAACAGTTACAAGCGTAGCAGCACAATGTCAAATTTCCTAATTCACCGTGGCGTTATCATTAGTGTCATGCAGGCGATTTTCAGCACAATTTACTACTTCATGCCAATCGCTTTCTTCCAGGGCTGGCTACTAGTGGGATTCACGAGCTACTACAACATGATCCCAATATTCTGCCTGGTGCTTGACGAGGAGATCTGTGAGGAGGATGTGATGTTGTTCCCAGAACTCTATGTGGAGCTGAAGAAGGGACGAGAACTTAACATTAAAACATTTCTGATTTGGATTTGGATAAGCATATTCCAAGGCGCAATTCTCATGATAGGAGCCATAATTCTCTTTGAAAACTCACTTGTATCGCTCATCTCAATTGGCTGTACATCACTGTTTCTGCTGGAAATACTCAATTTGGTGTCTGAACTGCATCACTGGCACAGGTTAACCATCATCGGACTCGTCTGCACTTGCATCGTGTACTTTTACTCACTGCTGGTTTTCAGGAATAACTTTGATATGGAGTTTATCGCCAGAAAGTCTTTCTTCTGGAAAGTGCTCGCAATCTCAATGCTCGGCTGGCTCCCAATCTACGTCATCAAGTACCTCACCAAAATACTCAAACCGCCACAATACATTAAACTCATTGTTACCTAA
- a CDS encoding Ribosomal protein L7/L12 domain protein produces the protein MMLINRLLIFKRIKQLNGRNFTTFDVFKKLQDSNSETKVDEETRKPSLKVIKLVDEILNLTLIEVADLCNLCQDKLSTNNVNNRLPFPHPNSFFQYNGFAGNMNFTPPPTPTNTTDSTDSTPKNTNVSTKEEPVKEKVPVKRTIKLVGFDKEKKIDVIKTIRTILNISLRESKELIESYPKVIKKNVSEEELEKLTKLIKDSGGHVEVE, from the exons ATGATGTTGATTAATagattattaatatttaagcGTATAAAACAGTTGAATGGAAGGAATTTTACTACATTTGACGTGTTTAAGAAATTACAAGATTCTAACTCTGAAACTAAAGTGGATGAAGAAACTAGAAAACCTTCCTTAAAA gtgataaaattagtgGATGAGATACTTAACTTAACCCTAATTGAGGTGGCAGATTTGTGTAACCTCTGCCAAGATAAACTTTCCACcaataatgttaataatagaCTCCCGTTTCCACACCCAAACTCTTTTTTTCAGT ataatgGATTTGCTGGTAACATGAATTTTACACCTCCTCCAACTCCCACCAATACTACCGATTCCACTGATAGTACTCCAAAGAATACTAATGTTAGTACTAAGGAAGAACCTGTGAAGGAAAAGGTGCCGGTGAAAAGgacaataaaattagttggATTTGACAAGGAGAAGAAGATCGATgtaataaaaacaataagaacaatattaaatatttccCTAAGAGAATCCAAAGAACTGATAGAATCTTACCCaaaagttattaaaaaaa ATGTGAGTGAGGAGGAATTGGAGAAGTTGACCAAGTTAATAAAGGATTCTGGTGGTCATGTAGAAGtcgaataa
- the Zdhhc3 gene encoding DHHC palmitoyltransferase family protein produces the protein MKWSKSKIGFAIFVYILIYYSLFGSFLILFSKIINFKEQWYIIFLVLYFPLVAVITWTYHVCITSNPGFIPLITVEEIGEFEEYFEFCEKCNSSRPIGSHHCKTCKKCILKMDHHCVWITNCVGLCNQKYFIQFLVYLELMCIFNLLIILVNIVDLVDKDYHLDSYIFERNSLYFIFVNFLISVLFLLFVCIILINQIWAIVRGNSKIDELKKIKFKKLTMKENLRVIFGNSFTQLLFPVKNKMFNYNEDLKFETIIDMIRNKHLEITTKSEAI, from the exons ATGAAATGGAGCAAATCTAA aattgGTTTCGCTATTTTT gtTTATATATTGATATATTATTCTCTTTTTggttcatttttaatactCTTTTctaaaat AATAAACTTTAAAGAGCAATGGTACATAATATTTCTTGTGTTATATTTCCCTTTGGTGGCTGTGATAACGTGGACTTATCACGTCTGTATCACCTCAAATCCAGGCTTCATTCCACTAATCACAg TGGAAGAAATTGGAGAATTTGAGGAATACTTTGAATTCTGTGAAAAGTGTAACTCCTCAAGACCAATTGGCTCCCACCACTGCAAAACATGTAAAAAATGCATTCTTAAAATGGATCACCACT GTGTTTGGATAACGAATTGTGTTGGACTATGTAACCAAAAGTATTTTATCCAGTTTCTAGTG tatttgGAGCTGAtgtgtatttttaatctaCTGATAATTCTGGTTAACATTGTGGACCTCGTAGATAAAGATTATCACTTGGATTCTTACATTTTTGAGCGGAATTCTCTATATTTCATCTTT gtTAATTTCCTGATCTCGGTGCTATTTCTATTATTTGTGTGTATAATTCTGATTAACCAGATTTGGGCAATAGTGAGGGGAAATTCTAAAATTGAcgaattaaaaaaaataaaattcaaaaaattaacaatgaAGGAAAATTTAAGAGTAATTTTCGGTAACTCATTCACTCAACT attatttcctgtaaagaataaaatgtttaattatAACGAAGATTTGAAGTTTGAGACCATAATTGACATGATTAGGAACAAACACTTGGAAATCACTACAAAATCAGAAGCCATATGA
- the RpS2 gene encoding ribosomal protein S5, protein MAERGGFGSGFGRGRGRRSNRNKPPEDDFKSWVPVTKLGRLVHAGLITSMEQIYLHSIPVKEFQIVDYFFQPERSEHKLVDDVVKIVPVQKQTNAGQRTRFKAFVAVGDCNGHVGLGSKCAKEVATAIRGAIISAKLSLVPVRMGYWGNMIGDPHTVPMKVSGKCGSVRVRLVPAPRGTQIVGAPTTKKLLQFAGIKDCFSTSKGSTKTRGNFLKAVFAALKSTYGYLTPDLWAKVKLQPSIYEEFSSFLLTK, encoded by the exons ATGGcag AGAGGGGTGGATTTGGAAGTGGATTTGGTCGTGGCAGGGGTCGTCGTTCGAATCGTAATAAGCCACCGGAGGACGATTTTAAGTCCTGGGTTCCAGTGACTAAGTTGGGCCGTTTAGTCCACGCAGGTTTAATCACTTCAATGGAGCAGATTTACCTCCACAGTATCCCAGTGAAGGAGTTTCAAATTGTAGACTACTTCTTCCAGCCGGAAAGAAGTGAGCATAAGCTCGTAGACGACGTGGTGAAAATTGTACCAGTACAGAAGCAAACTAATGCTGGACAGAGGACTCGTTTTAAAGCGTTTGTAGCTGTTGGAGACTGTAACGGTCACGTAGGTCTGGGAAGTAAATGCGCTAAAGAAGTTGCTACAGCTATTAGAGGCGCTATCATCTCTGCTAAACTATCACTAGTCCCCGTCAGGATGGGATATTGGGGAAATATGATTGGAGATCCGCATACGGTGCCGATGAAAGTGTCTGGAAAGTGTGGTTCAGTAAGGGTTAGACTGGTCCCAGCACCAAGAGGTACACAAATCGTAGGCGCACCTACAACTAAGAAATTGCTACAGTTTGCCGGGATCAAGGACTGTTTTAGCACTAGCAAAGGCTCAACAAAGACCAGAGGTAATTTTCTCAAAGCTGTTTTCGCAGCCTTAAAGAGCACCTACGGATATCTCACACCTGATCTCTGGGCCAAAGTTAAACTACAACCTTCCATTTACGAAGAGTTCTCCTCCTTCCTCTTAAccaaataa
- the SFH3 gene encoding CRAL/TRIO domain protein, which produces MVSFSFRNSKNKNAATQLTPNELIGFVYALESDQKIMLKEIKQRFLEETAENTELFDDLFFVKFLRARQFDLNKTVLMLNKYFTWRKQINLTHVLKMNLTNIRDTLKMYYPHAFYGIDKLGRPINIERMGQSDITKLINAINHEHLTFYYIQRFEYLIHVVLPSCSLFSGKNVEQILTLVDLKGFQMHQINSKFRCFLSAMSSLTQNYYPETLGKLIFVNASPVFTAIWAIISTLVDKKTLSKISVVSAKTDLKSKILEIVDEDQLPQFLGGTRSDENWCTTPFGPWNDESILHKLKQRTYIQEDLYNLEYL; this is translated from the exons atgGTCAGTTTCAGCTTCAGAAACTCCAAAAACAAAAACGCAGCTACACAACTG ACACCGAATGAGCTGATTGGATTTGTATATGCGTTGGAAAGTGATCAGAAGATCATGCTGAAGGAGATAAAACAGAGATTTCTGGAAGAAACTGCCGAAAACACCGAACTTTTCGATGATCTCTTCTTCGTCAA ATTTTTGAGGGCTAGACaatttgatttaaataaaacagttttaatgttaaataaatacttCACCTGGAGAAAACAAATTAACCTAACACATGTTCTCaag ATGAACTTGACTAATATAAGGGACACGTTGAAGATGTATTATCCGCATGCGTTTTATGGAATTGATAAGCTTGGGAGACCAATTAACATTGAACGCATGGGACAATCTGACATCACCAAACTCATCAACGCAATCAATCATGAACATCTAACCTTTTATTACATACAACGTTTTGAATACT TGATACATGTGGTATTACCATCGTGTTCGTTATTTAGTGGTAAGAATGTGGAGCAGATATTGACGTTGGTGGATTTGAAGGGTTTTCAGATGCATCAGATCAATTCAAAGTTCCGCTGTTTCTTATCAGCAATGTCAAGTTTAACCCAAAACTATTACCCGGAAACACTGggaaaattaatatttgttaacGCTTCACCCGTTTTTACAGCCATTTGGGCCATAATTTCAACCCTGGTGGATAAAAAGACACTGTCTAAAATTAGCGTAGTCTCAGCTAAAACTGATTTAAAATCCAAAATACTCGAAATCGTAGATGAAGATCAATTACCACAGTTCCTAG GTGGTACACGTAGTGATGAGAATTGGTGTACGACGCCGTTTGGTCCATGGAATGATGAGTCGAtattacataaattaaagCAAAGAACTTATATACAAGAagatttatacaatttagAATATCTCTAA